From Scleropages formosus chromosome 9, fSclFor1.1, whole genome shotgun sequence, one genomic window encodes:
- the LOC108923476 gene encoding protein CYR61-like: MRSLLFVVFFLGTFWMARSSCPLECACPREAPRCAPGASLVLDACGCCAVCARQLNEDCSRWEPCDRAKGLECNFGASVGETRGICRAKWEGRPCEYNSKIYQNGESFQPNCKHQCTCMDGAVGCVPLCPQELSLPNLGCANPRLVKVTDECCEEWVCDESRETDHTQQLFSKQRGTEESESDLTNRNELITVFKGGLKSLAALRVLPENYLTDSQKCIIQTTDWSQCSKTCGTGISSRVTNNNRECRLVKKTRICEVRPCSHSSFSKLKKGKKCSRIQKSSQEVKFTYAGCSSLKKYRPKYCGSCIDGRCCSPQLTRTIPVKFRCETGETFYKNVMMIESCKCNFNCPHNNDPSYPFYRLVNDIYKVRE, encoded by the exons ATGCGATCTCTACTGTTTGTCGTTTTCTTCCTCGGAACTTTTTGGATG GCGCGGTCCTCCTGTCCGCTGGAATGCGCGTGTCCTCGTGAGGCTCCCAGGTGCGCGCCGGGCGCGAGTCTCGTGCTGGATGCGTGCGGCTGCTGCGCGGTGTGCGCGAGACAGCTGAACGAAGACTGCAGCAGGTGGGAGCCGTGCGACCGCGCCAAGGGGCTCGAGTGCAACTTCGGCGCCAGCGTCGGGGAGACACGAGGAATATGCCGAG CTAAGTGGGAGGGGAGACCCTGTGAATACAACAGCAAGATCTACCAGAATGGCGAGAGCTTCCAGCCCAACTGCAAACATCAGTGCACTTGCATGGACGGCGCAGTGGGCTGTGTTCCACTGTGCCCCCAGGAGCTGTCCCTGCCCAACCTGGGCTGTGCTAACCCACGACTTGTGAAGGTCACCGATGAATGCTGTGAGGAGTGGGTTTGTGATGAAAGCAGGGAGACTGACCACACTCAGCAGCTTTTCAGCAAACAGAGAGGCACAGAGGAGTCAGAGAGTGACCTCACCAACAGAAATGAACTCATTACTGTGTTCAAGGGAGGACTCAAATCACTAGCTG CTTTAAGGGTCCTGCCTGAGAACTACCTGACTGACAGCCAGAAATGTATAATTCAAACCACAGACTGGTCACAGTGCTCCAAAACCTGTGGTACAGGCATCTCCAGCAGAGTGACCAACAACAACAGGGAATGCAGACTGGTTAAGAAGACGCGAATCTGCGAAGTGCGACCATGCAGTCACTCTTCCTTCTCCAAGTTGAAG AAGGGAAAGAAATGCAGCCGGATCCAGAAATCAAGCCAGGAAGTGAAGTTCACCTATGCGGGTTGCTCCAGCCTAAAGAAGTACCGACCCAAGTACTGTGGATCTTGTATCGATGGCCGTTGCTGCAGTCCACAGCTGACCAGAACAATCCCAGTGAAGTTTCGTTGCGAAACTGGCGAGACTTTCTACAAGAACGTCATGATGATTGAATCTTGCAAGTGCAACTTCAACTGTCCCCATAACAATGACCCTTCTTACCCCTTCTACAGACTAGTCAATGACATCTACAAGGTCAGAGAGTAA